From Denitrovibrio acetiphilus DSM 12809, the proteins below share one genomic window:
- the hisA gene encoding 1-(5-phosphoribosyl)-5-[(5-phosphoribosylamino)methylideneamino]imidazole-4-carboxamide isomerase has protein sequence MLIIPAIDLLGGKAVRLRQGDMDDYTVYYDNPLDAAKKFADMGVKRLHIVDLDGARDGETTNFDLIEQIVSKAGMDVEVGGGLRKLVRVEGYFNIGVKYCILGTAVVKDPDFVMAAMKKYPHQIILGIDAKDGCVATEGWYEKSELTAAEVIKSYEGYCAESVIYTDIMRDGMLSGINIEATLSLAEEIQYPVIASGGLKGIEDIEALSGKKNILGAITGKAFYEGRIDLEEALRLQG, from the coding sequence ATGCTTATTATACCTGCGATCGACCTGCTGGGGGGGAAAGCTGTACGCCTCAGACAGGGAGATATGGACGACTATACTGTTTATTACGATAATCCTCTTGACGCTGCAAAGAAATTTGCTGACATGGGCGTTAAAAGGCTGCACATCGTTGACCTTGACGGAGCCAGAGACGGAGAAACAACTAACTTTGACCTTATCGAACAGATAGTCTCCAAAGCGGGAATGGATGTTGAAGTTGGCGGCGGTCTGCGTAAGCTTGTGCGTGTTGAAGGATACTTTAATATAGGTGTCAAATACTGCATTCTCGGCACTGCTGTTGTGAAAGATCCTGATTTTGTTATGGCTGCCATGAAGAAATATCCACATCAGATCATTCTCGGAATAGATGCGAAAGACGGCTGCGTTGCAACAGAGGGCTGGTACGAAAAGAGTGAGCTCACAGCAGCGGAAGTTATTAAAAGCTACGAAGGCTACTGCGCTGAAAGTGTTATCTATACCGACATTATGCGTGACGGGATGCTTTCCGGAATAAATATTGAAGCTACACTCAGTCTGGCAGAAGAGATACAGTACCCTGTGATAGCGTCAGGCGGACTGAAAGGTATAGAAGACATAGAGGCTTTGAGCGGAAAGAAAAATATACTCGGTGCGATAACAGGCAAGGCTTTCTACGAAGGCAGAATTGACCTTGAAGAAGCACTAAGGCTTCAGGGGTAA
- the hisH gene encoding imidazole glycerol phosphate synthase subunit HisH: protein MISVIDYEVGNLRSVEKALQSLGYDAKITSDPEDIRKSDRVILPGVGAFGDCRRELKESGLEESVVEFVATGRPVLGICVGMQMLFEKDYEFGEHDGFGYFKGSVRKFPDEIVKQGMKIPQIGWNQVIKKFEHPLLEGINTGDYFYFVHSYRAMSENPDAEALTCVYGEEFTAMVIKGNIAATQFHPEKSQKLGLHLLNNFAVWNV, encoded by the coding sequence GTGATTTCAGTGATAGATTATGAAGTCGGGAACCTGAGAAGTGTGGAGAAAGCTTTGCAGTCCCTCGGCTATGATGCAAAGATAACCTCAGATCCTGAAGATATCAGAAAGTCAGACAGAGTCATACTCCCCGGTGTGGGGGCATTCGGCGACTGCCGGAGAGAACTCAAAGAGAGTGGGCTTGAAGAGTCTGTTGTGGAATTCGTCGCCACAGGCAGGCCTGTTCTGGGTATCTGTGTCGGTATGCAGATGCTTTTCGAAAAGGATTACGAATTCGGCGAACATGACGGTTTCGGCTATTTCAAAGGTTCAGTCAGAAAATTTCCTGATGAGATTGTGAAGCAGGGGATGAAGATACCTCAGATCGGCTGGAATCAGGTTATTAAAAAGTTTGAACATCCTCTTCTGGAAGGTATCAATACAGGGGATTACTTCTATTTCGTACACTCATACAGAGCCATGTCTGAAAACCCTGACGCAGAGGCTCTTACATGCGTTTACGGTGAAGAGTTCACTGCGATGGTTATCAAAGGAAATATTGCCGCTACTCAGTTTCATCCGGAGAAAAGCCAGAAACTGGGGCTGCATCTGCTGAACAATTTCGCTGTATGGAATGTCTAA
- the hisB gene encoding imidazoleglycerol-phosphate dehydratase HisB: MERKATIERKTTETDVSITLNVDGKGKYSVETGVGFLNHMLELFSRHGSFDLTVNANGDTHIDAHHTAEDIGIVLGEAFVKALGDKRGIARYGFFLLPMDETLIECAVDFSGRTYLNFDAPIPAEKVGDFDTELVEEFFKAFADRAGINLHIIKRYGRNTHHIIEGIFKCVARAIKTAVKIESDQIPSTKGSLA, encoded by the coding sequence GTGGAGCGTAAAGCAACAATTGAGCGTAAAACGACCGAAACAGACGTCAGCATTACTCTGAATGTCGATGGCAAAGGGAAATACTCCGTTGAAACGGGAGTGGGGTTTCTGAACCACATGCTGGAGCTTTTTTCACGCCATGGTTCATTTGACCTTACTGTTAATGCGAACGGAGATACTCATATCGACGCTCACCACACAGCAGAGGATATAGGTATTGTCCTGGGGGAAGCTTTTGTAAAGGCTCTCGGGGACAAACGTGGAATAGCCAGATACGGATTTTTCCTTCTGCCTATGGACGAGACACTCATTGAATGTGCTGTGGACTTTTCAGGCAGAACATATCTTAATTTTGATGCGCCTATTCCTGCTGAAAAAGTCGGAGACTTTGACACTGAGCTTGTTGAAGAATTTTTCAAAGCTTTTGCTGATCGTGCAGGCATCAATCTGCACATCATAAAGCGGTACGGCAGGAATACACACCACATCATAGAGGGTATTTTTAAGTGTGTTGCACGTGCCATAAAAACAGCGGTTAAAATCGAATCAGACCAGATCCCGTCAACAAAAGGTTCTCTTGCCTGA
- a CDS encoding phosphate-starvation-inducible PsiE family protein, whose amino-acid sequence MQKYARYTGAVMRYHKSLQKHYDLSEKDIENLLYIQPNMEKYRQEFLDDYLDAAKSKFHLTGEQIAALEANSDKMEKWYNCLFQGCTANPYYNFLYKQGAGLFKYNFDPDFIPAMISFARLWMHEKVFQTIDDDYRRKGILLSLHKLLDINSEIMLGAYYDKTVSKYSSVFSWRKTIVDFSERFSLVMHSILVLVLMGLTIMSVYIFAQDVIHLLSGHAETMLITALGSLLIIWVLVELLHTEVQIIGGGKFKTSVFISVALIAFIRDLLIITLKHEKGNMFQHGFILTSILVLGLIFWLISHTEGKD is encoded by the coding sequence ATGCAGAAGTACGCCAGATACACCGGAGCTGTGATGAGATACCACAAAAGTCTTCAGAAGCACTATGACCTTTCAGAGAAAGACATCGAAAACCTTCTTTATATCCAGCCGAATATGGAGAAATACAGACAGGAGTTTCTGGATGACTATTTAGATGCGGCGAAAAGCAAGTTTCATCTTACCGGTGAACAGATTGCAGCTTTGGAAGCGAACAGTGACAAGATGGAAAAATGGTATAACTGCCTTTTTCAGGGGTGCACAGCGAATCCTTACTATAACTTCCTCTATAAGCAGGGCGCAGGGCTGTTTAAATATAACTTTGATCCTGATTTTATACCTGCGATGATAAGCTTCGCTAGGCTCTGGATGCATGAAAAAGTTTTCCAGACTATAGATGACGACTACAGGCGCAAAGGCATTCTCCTTTCACTGCATAAGCTTCTTGATATCAACAGCGAGATTATGCTGGGAGCTTATTACGACAAAACAGTAAGCAAATACAGCTCTGTTTTCAGCTGGCGAAAGACGATTGTGGACTTTTCCGAACGTTTTTCACTGGTCATGCACTCCATACTCGTACTTGTCCTCATGGGGCTTACGATTATGTCAGTCTATATTTTTGCACAGGATGTAATACATCTGCTGTCCGGACATGCCGAAACCATGCTTATAACTGCTCTGGGGTCGCTGCTTATCATATGGGTGCTGGTGGAACTGCTCCATACAGAAGTGCAGATAATCGGCGGCGGTAAATTCAAAACCTCGGTCTTTATAAGTGTTGCTCTTATTGCTTTTATCAGAGACCTGCTTATAATCACCCTGAAGCACGAAAAGGGGAACATGTTTCAGCACGGATTCATACTGACTTCTATACTTGTACTCGGGCTGATATTCTGGCTCATTTCACACACGGAAGGGAAAGATTAG
- the secA gene encoding preprotein translocase subunit SecA, whose protein sequence is MLKNVARKIFGSYADRYTKKLLPMVQEINSLEENIKKLSNEELKAKTDEFRKALENGKTEDDILTEAFAVARESSVRTMGMRHYDVQMMGAYALHKGKIAEMKTGEGKTLVATLAMYLNGISGKGAHLVTVNDYLARRDAQWMAPVYLFLGLTVGIIQHMASFRVEWDNEEELTTKIVECDRDEAYAADITYGTNNEFGFDYLRDNMKSPNEPLAQRPLHYAIVDEVDSILIDEARTPLIISGPTESGTDHYYEVNSIVKDLEPHKHYKLDEKNKSAQLIDEGINAIEAAMKIDNLFDIKYVDMLHHFNNSIKAHALYKKDVDYVVKDGEVIIVDEFTGRLQPGRRYADGMHQALEAKEGVKIESENQTLASITFQNYFRMYEKLSGMTGTALTEAHEFLSIYNLEVAVIPTHMKMIRKDNPDVIFRTVTEKLNAIADEIEEMHKEGRPVLVGTSSIEKTEIISSLLNKRKIKHEVLNAKNHEREAEIIKDAGEKGAVTIATNMAGRGTDIKLGEGVKELGGLHILGTDRHESRRIDNQLRGRAGRQGDPGSSRFYVSLEDDLMRIFGSEKISSIMEKLGMKEGESIEHPIISKSIEGAQKKVEGFHFEIRKHLLDYDNVMNQQRNVIYSLRKDIITGEATDAIITETIDNVLNNMVEVYVNATDKPDFDEFEKDIEETFGISFRFSEDRKEMQRDLNQLDKLIEDRVEERRDQFGGYFEEVIRFLYINILDNRWKENLLQMDYLRDSVGLRGYGQKDPLNEYKREAFNLFVEMMNKINYEVVKFLFHVQVQAESDVQAAQQREKLQTTEEHKDIFAEEKKEQKKKPITRDYPKVGRNDPCPCGSGKKYKKCHGQAEDGNDTEETNA, encoded by the coding sequence ATGTTAAAAAATGTCGCAAGAAAGATCTTCGGTTCATATGCAGACAGGTATACCAAAAAGCTGCTGCCGATGGTTCAGGAAATAAACTCTCTGGAAGAAAATATAAAGAAACTGTCTAACGAAGAGCTGAAAGCAAAAACGGATGAATTCCGTAAAGCTCTTGAAAACGGGAAGACAGAAGATGATATACTGACGGAGGCTTTTGCGGTTGCAAGAGAATCTTCTGTCCGCACCATGGGCATGAGACATTACGATGTTCAGATGATGGGTGCATATGCACTGCACAAAGGCAAAATCGCAGAGATGAAAACCGGTGAGGGTAAAACTCTGGTGGCGACACTTGCAATGTACCTGAACGGCATCAGCGGAAAGGGCGCGCATCTCGTAACAGTAAACGACTACCTCGCAAGGCGGGATGCACAGTGGATGGCTCCTGTTTATCTCTTTCTCGGTCTTACAGTGGGGATCATCCAGCACATGGCATCATTCCGTGTGGAATGGGACAACGAAGAGGAACTAACCACAAAGATTGTCGAGTGCGACAGAGACGAAGCCTATGCCGCCGACATAACTTACGGTACAAACAACGAATTTGGCTTTGACTATCTACGTGACAATATGAAATCACCGAATGAACCCCTTGCACAGCGTCCGCTTCACTATGCAATCGTAGATGAAGTCGACTCCATACTCATCGATGAAGCAAGAACACCTCTTATCATTTCCGGTCCTACAGAGAGCGGCACAGATCATTATTACGAAGTAAACAGTATTGTGAAAGACCTCGAACCACACAAACACTACAAACTGGACGAAAAGAACAAATCCGCACAGCTTATAGACGAAGGTATCAACGCAATCGAAGCAGCGATGAAAATTGATAACCTTTTTGATATCAAGTACGTTGATATGCTCCATCACTTTAACAACTCTATAAAAGCACACGCTCTTTATAAAAAGGACGTGGATTATGTTGTAAAAGACGGAGAAGTTATTATTGTTGACGAATTCACCGGACGCCTCCAGCCGGGAAGGCGCTACGCAGACGGCATGCACCAGGCTCTTGAGGCAAAAGAGGGTGTTAAGATCGAAAGCGAAAACCAGACCCTCGCCTCCATCACCTTTCAGAACTATTTCCGTATGTATGAAAAGCTCTCCGGTATGACTGGTACCGCACTTACAGAAGCACACGAATTTCTTTCTATATATAACCTCGAAGTTGCCGTTATCCCCACACACATGAAAATGATCAGAAAGGATAATCCCGACGTCATCTTCCGCACTGTCACAGAAAAGCTGAACGCAATTGCCGACGAGATTGAAGAGATGCACAAAGAGGGGAGACCGGTTCTTGTGGGTACCAGCTCCATAGAAAAAACAGAGATAATAAGCTCCCTGCTGAATAAAAGAAAAATCAAACATGAAGTTCTCAACGCCAAAAATCACGAGCGTGAGGCAGAGATCATAAAAGATGCCGGAGAGAAAGGCGCCGTAACCATCGCCACAAACATGGCTGGACGTGGTACTGATATTAAGCTGGGCGAGGGCGTAAAAGAGCTCGGAGGACTGCATATACTCGGTACTGACAGACACGAATCAAGGCGTATAGACAACCAGCTCCGTGGACGTGCCGGACGTCAGGGTGACCCCGGTTCATCACGTTTCTACGTCTCCCTTGAGGATGACCTCATGCGTATCTTCGGCTCAGAAAAGATATCCTCCATTATGGAAAAGCTGGGCATGAAAGAAGGGGAGTCGATAGAGCATCCCATCATCAGCAAATCTATCGAAGGAGCCCAGAAGAAAGTCGAGGGCTTCCACTTTGAGATTAGAAAGCATCTGCTTGATTACGACAATGTTATGAACCAGCAGCGTAACGTTATCTACTCTCTCAGAAAAGATATCATAACAGGCGAGGCAACTGATGCCATCATTACAGAAACCATTGATAACGTTCTGAACAACATGGTTGAAGTATACGTTAACGCCACCGATAAGCCAGATTTTGACGAATTCGAAAAAGATATAGAAGAGACATTCGGCATCAGCTTCAGATTTTCCGAAGACAGAAAAGAGATGCAGAGAGACCTCAACCAGCTGGACAAACTCATCGAAGACAGAGTTGAAGAGAGGCGAGATCAGTTCGGCGGGTATTTCGAAGAGGTAATCAGATTCCTATATATTAACATTCTGGACAATAGGTGGAAAGAAAACCTGCTCCAGATGGATTATCTCAGGGACTCTGTGGGACTCCGGGGATACGGACAGAAAGACCCTCTCAACGAGTATAAGAGAGAAGCTTTTAATCTCTTTGTTGAGATGATGAATAAAATTAACTATGAAGTTGTAAAGTTCCTCTTCCATGTTCAGGTTCAGGCAGAATCAGATGTTCAGGCGGCTCAGCAGCGTGAAAAACTGCAAACAACGGAAGAGCATAAAGATATCTTTGCCGAAGAGAAGAAAGAACAGAAGAAAAAGCCGATCACCCGAGATTATCCGAAAGTCGGAAGAAACGACCCTTGCCCATGCGGAAGCGGCAAGAAGTATAAAAAATGTCACGGACAGGCAGAAGACGGAAACGACACAGAAGAAACAAACGCTTAA
- a CDS encoding IS256 family transposase, which translates to MKLDKDKLKELLAESDVKTTEDLQVFMRDMMKEVIETLYEGELEAHLGYKKHEPNVSDGNSRNGRSSKKVQSQMGEMELEVPRDRLSTFSPEIVKKRQTDISGIEAKVISMYAKGMSNRDIKEHIFDIYGHELSPETVSVITDKILPQAKEWQNRALEEIYAIVFMDGMVLKMRVDGAVRNVTIYFVIGISMEGHKSCLGLYLAETESAKYWLTVMNELKNRGVQDILIFAVDNLKGISEAITAAFPQSEIQKCVVHQIRNSLRFVPWKERKTVAADLKKIYAAATEEQARAELDAFAEKWDSKYPNISKSWRNNWTELSTYFKYSKELRKLIYTTNPVESFHSAIRKSTKGKGAFPTEDSLVKLLYLAILGIEKKWTMPIRDWGVIYSQLYINYEDRITTLHS; encoded by the coding sequence ATGAAATTAGACAAGGACAAACTGAAAGAACTGCTTGCTGAAAGCGATGTAAAAACCACAGAAGACCTTCAGGTGTTTATGCGTGACATGATGAAAGAAGTCATAGAAACGCTCTACGAAGGTGAGCTTGAAGCCCATTTAGGCTATAAGAAACATGAACCGAACGTAAGTGACGGCAACAGCCGTAACGGTCGTTCTTCCAAGAAAGTACAATCACAAATGGGCGAAATGGAACTCGAAGTACCCCGTGATCGCCTATCAACCTTTTCGCCTGAAATAGTCAAGAAACGCCAGACAGATATATCAGGCATTGAAGCTAAAGTAATTTCCATGTATGCCAAGGGTATGAGTAACCGTGACATCAAAGAGCACATCTTTGATATCTACGGTCATGAGCTATCGCCGGAGACAGTCAGCGTTATTACAGACAAGATTCTCCCACAGGCTAAAGAATGGCAGAACAGAGCCTTGGAAGAGATATACGCCATCGTCTTTATGGACGGCATGGTTTTAAAGATGCGTGTGGACGGAGCTGTTCGCAACGTCACTATCTACTTTGTGATCGGCATCAGCATGGAAGGTCATAAATCCTGTCTGGGGCTATATCTTGCCGAGACAGAATCCGCTAAATACTGGCTGACAGTTATGAACGAGCTAAAGAACCGTGGAGTACAGGATATTCTTATCTTTGCCGTAGACAACCTCAAGGGCATCTCAGAAGCTATAACAGCCGCTTTTCCACAGTCTGAGATTCAGAAATGCGTAGTCCATCAGATACGCAACTCTCTCCGCTTTGTGCCCTGGAAGGAGCGTAAGACTGTGGCTGCTGACCTCAAGAAAATCTATGCCGCAGCGACCGAGGAACAAGCCAGAGCTGAGCTGGATGCCTTTGCTGAGAAGTGGGACAGCAAATATCCTAACATCTCGAAATCATGGCGGAACAACTGGACTGAGCTTTCTACGTATTTCAAATATTCCAAGGAGCTCAGGAAACTGATTTATACCACGAATCCGGTTGAGAGCTTCCATTCTGCCATCAGGAAATCGACTAAAGGAAAGGGAGCCTTCCCGACGGAAGACTCCCTTGTAAAGCTCTTATATTTAGCTATTTTAGGTATCGAAAAGAAATGGACTATGCCAATCAGGGATTGGGGTGTAATATACTCACAGCTGTATATCAACTATGAAGACAGAATTACGACTTTACACAGTTAA
- the rpsU gene encoding 30S ribosomal protein S21, whose product MAINAVVRVDGDNVDYALKLLKKKIEREGLIREIKKYTYYEKPTEVRRKKLLKARRKQQKLQRKIAEKYKYY is encoded by the coding sequence GTGGCTATAAACGCAGTAGTACGTGTTGACGGAGATAACGTTGACTACGCTCTTAAACTTCTCAAAAAGAAGATCGAGCGCGAAGGTCTCATCAGAGAGATCAAAAAGTATACCTACTACGAGAAACCAACTGAGGTTCGTCGTAAAAAGCTTCTTAAGGCTCGCAGAAAGCAACAGAAGCTTCAGCGTAAAATCGCTGAAAAGTACAAATACTATTAG